Proteins from a single region of Candidatus Saccharibacteria bacterium:
- a CDS encoding A/G-specific adenine glycosylase: MNTNDFQELLWQQGRDLYRTMPWREDTRPYYILVSELMLQQTQVDRVIPKFEAFIKAFPSEQELAGASLADVLKLWSGLGYNRRAKYLHDAAKKIVNELGGEFPNTKEGLLALPGVGPGTAGAIAVYAYNLPVAFIETNVRTVYFHHFFKEGELVTDKELSKVVEATLDREHPREFYWAIMDYGTWLKKNGTGRIAQSHHYKKQSPLKGSVREVRGQIIKVLTEGDKTRTQLEDYFKSDSRLESALAGLLREGLVMENEGVLHLTK; encoded by the coding sequence GTGAATACGAACGATTTTCAGGAGCTATTGTGGCAGCAAGGGCGCGATTTATACCGAACAATGCCATGGCGTGAAGATACGCGACCATATTACATTCTTGTCAGCGAACTCATGTTGCAGCAAACGCAGGTAGATAGAGTAATTCCTAAATTCGAAGCGTTTATAAAGGCATTTCCAAGCGAGCAAGAGCTAGCAGGTGCCTCGCTGGCTGATGTTTTGAAGTTATGGAGTGGACTTGGCTATAATCGGCGCGCAAAATATCTGCACGATGCAGCAAAAAAGATTGTGAATGAGCTTGGTGGGGAGTTTCCTAATACGAAAGAGGGGCTATTGGCGCTGCCCGGCGTCGGTCCGGGAACCGCTGGGGCGATTGCGGTTTATGCGTATAACCTGCCAGTGGCATTTATCGAGACAAACGTTCGAACCGTTTATTTTCATCATTTTTTTAAAGAAGGCGAGCTCGTGACAGATAAAGAACTGTCTAAGGTGGTTGAGGCAACTCTCGACCGCGAGCACCCGCGTGAGTTTTACTGGGCAATTATGGATTACGGTACATGGCTAAAAAAGAACGGCACAGGGCGTATTGCGCAGAGCCACCATTATAAAAAACAGTCGCCGTTAAAAGGGAGTGTGCGCGAGGTTCGCGGGCAAATAATCAAGGTGCTGACAGAGGGTGACAAGACGCGAACTCAACTGGAAGATTACTTTAAGAGCGACAGCCGGCTTGAGTCGGCGCTTGCCGGGCTTTTACGTGAGGGCCTGGTTATGGAAAATGAGGGCGTTTTGCATTTGACCAAATAG